In Herpetosiphon gulosus, the DNA window CAACTTACGGGAGGAAATGCGTGATGTTCAAGCTGAAATGCGCGATGCAATGCCAGCCGCACCATGGGCCGAACCACAACCACACTTCCAATATGAGTATCATCATCGTGATGGTTCACCCTTTGGCTTCTTGCTGTTTCCACTCTTGATTGGTGGTGGGATTTTCTTGTTGGTTCGTCGTCGCCGCATGGTCGTTCGTCGTCATCAAGAAGTTCATCACTTCTAAAAAAGTAAAAGTTTTGCATAACTAAAAGCCCCTGCAATGACGGTTGCAGGGGCTTTATTGCGCTTAGGAATAGACTTGGGAAATTAGCCCAGCACGCGATTGAGATTCGTTTCGAGTTTTTGACGCAAATCGCGGCGTACTTGTTCGCCAGCTGCGGGTGTGGTCAATAATCCAGCTACAATCCCCACAATAAACGAACGCAAGCCAGTTCGGGCACGCCGACCTTTACGCCCAACCTCAGTGGCAACTTCACCTGTTTTATGGGCTACAGCTTGGGCCGCATGCTGGGTAGTTTCACCAACCACATTGGCTGCATCTTTAGCCCGTTCGCCAACCACCGAAGCCGTTTCCTTGGCACGTTCACCAACCACATTGGCTGCATCTTTAGCCCGTTCGCCAACCACCGAAGCCGTTTCCTTGGCGCGTTCACCAACCACATTGGCTGCACCAGTAACCGCTGGAATAACGCTGGCACTAACATCTTGGGCTTTAGCGCTGACAGTTTGGGCGACTGAGCGCAAGGCATCGGGAGCATGCTCACGGGCTTCTTTGGCGCGTTCAGTCGTGGTTGCCAACAACTCTTGGACGATGCCACTCAAACGCTGAACCAAATCGTTGGCTTGATCACGGGCATCGGCGCTTTTGCTGCTCGCCACATCGACTGCACGATGACGCAAATCATCGGCTTGCTCAAGTACCGTTTCGCTAGTGCTGCTCAAGCGCTCTCGCACCTCGGCCACGATATTTTTGGCTTTATCGGCCAACGTCTCACCTTGATCAAGTGCTTGTTCGCGCACATCGGCTAAACGGCTTTTGGTTTGATCACCTAAATCGCTGGCCCGTTCGCGGCTAGCAGCAGCAATGGCAGCCAAGCCAGCAGTAGCCGCTCCAAACAGCGCATTACCTTTATCACGGCCATCAGCAACTTTTTTGCCCAACTGATTAATTGTTTGGTCTAGCTGTTCGCGGCCCGTTTCCAAGCTGGCGTTTAAGCGTTGATTGGCGTGTTTACCAGCTTTGCGTAGCTTCTTTTGCTCACGTTTGAATTCTTTGCGAGCTTGTTTATTGAGGCTATGCAGATAACTATTAGCATCAGCAGCCCGATGCTCAACCTGATCACGCAGATTGTCGGTCAGCAGTGATATTTTTTCGCCCAAGTTTTTTGGGTGATTGTGGCGGCTGCGTGCACCCAATACGCCACCGACAAGGCCACCAGCAATCAAGGCAGCGGTTAGTAATGATTGTTGTTGTTGATCATTCATCAGCAAACTCCTTTGCTCTATATTCGAGCTTGTATCTGCCAAACATATAGCAAACCCTATACCAAGGGAGTTGGAGGTGTTGATCCACGAAGGGCACGAAGGACGTAGCTATTGACTACATGTAATGGATTATGAGGTTAACAACCAGTGCTCATGCCCTCACCCCCAACCCCTCGCCCACGGCGGCGGGCGAGGGGCGCACTGTTGGAGCGGTTCCCCCTTGCCTCGCGTGCGGGCGAGGGGGCGAGGAGGTGAGGGCATGCCATGCGTTGCCAACCCAATGAACCATTACAACTACAGGTTATGGGCTATTAGCTTTCCACAAAACGTTCCGATAGCCCATAGCCTGTAGCCAAAATATTGCTAAACGATCATTACTTCTTGGTAAATCCCAAAGACCTCGCGCAAGACATCGCACATTTCGCCCAATGTGGCATAAGCATTCACCGCCGCCAAAATTGGCTCCATCAGATTGTGCTCGCCTTGCGCTGCTTGGCGTAGGTTGTCCATGGCTTCGGCCCAACGAGCTTGATCGCGTTCGTTACGCACTTTGTTTAGCCGAGCCATGTGTTTGTTCTCGCCGTCAGGGTCCATCTGCAAAATTGGAATTTCAATTGGATCATCAACGGTATACTTGTTGACCCCAACAAAGCCGCGTTGGCCGCTATCAACTTCTTGCTGGAAGCGATACGATGAATCGGCGATTTGCTGTTGAATCCAGCCTTTTTCCAAAGCCGCTTCCATGCCACCTTGCTCCTCGATTCGGCGGAAGTAATCGAGACACTCGGCTTCCATGCGGTTGGTCAAGGCCTCGACAAAATACGAGCCAGCCAACGGATCGATCGTATTGGTCACGCCGCTTTCTTCAGCAATAATTTGCTGGGTACGCAAGGCAATGGTCACAGCTTTTTCCGATGGCAAGGCCAGTGCTTCGTCCATCGCATCGGTATGGAGCGATTGCGTACCACCGATCACCGCTGCCAAAGCTTGAATCGCTACCCGCACGATGTTGTTCTCAGGTTGTTGGGCCGTCAGCGAAACCCCAGCCGTCTGGGTATGAAAACGCATCCACCACGAGCGCGGATTTTTCGCCCCATAAACGTCATGCATTTGGCGTGCCCAAACGCGGCGGGCAGCGCGATACTTGGCAATTTCTTCAAAGAAATCGTTGTGGGCATTGAAGAAGTAGGAAATGCGCGGCGCAAAATCATCAATATTCAGGCCACGTTTGAGACAAGCTTTGACATAAGCAATACCATCGCCCAGCGTAAAGGCCAGCTCTTGGGCAGCCGTAGCCCCAGCCTCGCGAATATGATAGCCACTGACTGAGACTGGATTCCACTTGGGCATATGTTGGGCAGCAAATTCAATTGTATCAACCACCAAGCGCATCGATGGCGCAATCGGGAAGATATATTCGTTCTGGGCAGCATATTCTTTAAGGATGTCGTTTTGAAGTGTGCCACCTAACTTGGCGCGTGAAATGCCGCGCTTTTCCGCCGCCGCAATATACATTGCCCAAATAATTGCCGCTGGCGAGTTAATTGTCATCGAGGTGGTTACTTGATCGAGTGGAATGCCATCGAACAAAATATCCATATCGGCCAATGAGGTGACGGCCACGCCACATTTGCCAAACTCACCTTCAACCAATGGATGATCGGTGTCGCGGCCATAGAGCGTTGGCATATCGAAGGCCGTCGAAAGTCCAGTTTGGCCTTGGCTCAGCAGATATTTAAAGCGAGCATTGGTTTCTTCGGCAGTGCCAAACCCCGCAAACATGCGCATCGTCCAGAGTTTGCCACGATAACCAGTTGGGTGAATCCCACGAGTATAAGGAAACTCACCAGGAAAGCTAATATCCTTATGATAATCAGTGTTGGCAATGTCGAGCGGGGTATACAAGCGTTGAATTGGCTCGCTGGAAATTGTGCTAAATAACGCCGGACGTTCGGGAGTTTTCTGCAGTGTCGGAGCCAGCGTTTCGTCATTCCAGCGCTCCTGCGCCGCCCGCATCTGAGCTAACTGCTCGGGACTAAACATCGTCGTTTCCCCCTTGGGTTATGAAAATTCTCAACGTTCACGCGATATGCTTCCATTG includes these proteins:
- a CDS encoding methylmalonyl-CoA mutase family protein, encoding MFSPEQLAQMRAAQERWNDETLAPTLQKTPERPALFSTISSEPIQRLYTPLDIANTDYHKDISFPGEFPYTRGIHPTGYRGKLWTMRMFAGFGTAEETNARFKYLLSQGQTGLSTAFDMPTLYGRDTDHPLVEGEFGKCGVAVTSLADMDILFDGIPLDQVTTSMTINSPAAIIWAMYIAAAEKRGISRAKLGGTLQNDILKEYAAQNEYIFPIAPSMRLVVDTIEFAAQHMPKWNPVSVSGYHIREAGATAAQELAFTLGDGIAYVKACLKRGLNIDDFAPRISYFFNAHNDFFEEIAKYRAARRVWARQMHDVYGAKNPRSWWMRFHTQTAGVSLTAQQPENNIVRVAIQALAAVIGGTQSLHTDAMDEALALPSEKAVTIALRTQQIIAEESGVTNTIDPLAGSYFVEALTNRMEAECLDYFRRIEEQGGMEAALEKGWIQQQIADSSYRFQQEVDSGQRGFVGVNKYTVDDPIEIPILQMDPDGENKHMARLNKVRNERDQARWAEAMDNLRQAAQGEHNLMEPILAAVNAYATLGEMCDVLREVFGIYQEVMIV